The Budorcas taxicolor isolate Tak-1 chromosome 5, Takin1.1, whole genome shotgun sequence genome includes a window with the following:
- the SUOX gene encoding sulfite oxidase, mitochondrial, whose translation MLLLHRAVAPGLQQAYRLKSTPARLCIRACCTNDSFQPQRSSFTFSGGHSSTRRWRVMGTLLGLGAVLACHDQQCRASQESPRKYTREEVKSHCSPETGVWVTLGCEVFDITEFVDIHPGGASKLMLAAGGPLEPFWALYAVHNQPHVREILAQYKIGELSPDDKAPSILKTSDPYVDDPIRHSALKVNTQCPFNAEPPAELLTENYITPNPIFFTRNHLPVPNVDPDTYRLNVVGPPGGQSLCLSLDDLYQFPKHEITVTLQCAGNRRSEMTQFKEVRGLEWSLGAISTARWAGARLCDVLAQAGHQLCETEAHVCFEGLDSDPTGTAYGASIPLARAMDPEAEVLLAYEMNGQPLPRDHGFPVRVVVPGVVGARHVKWLGKVSVEPEESFSHWQRRDYKGFSPSVDWDTVDFDSAPSIQELPIQSAITQPKEGETIGSGEVTVKGYAWSGGGRAVVRVDVSLDGGLTWQVAELEGEEQRARKAWAWRLWHLQAPLPAGIKELNIVCKAVDESYNVQPDTVAPIWNLRGVLNNAWHRVHVHVAP comes from the exons atgctgctgctgcacaGAGCTGTGGCCCCAGGGCTCCAACAGGCCTACAG ACTCAAGTCAACCCCGGCAAGGCTCTGCATTCGGGCCTGCTGTACAAATGATTCTTTTCAGCCCCAGCGCTCCAGCTTCACCTTCTCTGGTGGTCACTCCAGCACCAGGAGATGGAGAGTCATGGGCACGCTGCTAGGCCTCGGGGCAGTGTTGGCCTGTCATGACCAGCAGTGCAGG GCTTCTCAAGAGTCACCACGCAAATATACCAGGGAGGAAGTAAAATCCCACTGCAGCCCTGAGACTGGGGTCTGGGTGACTTTGGGCTGTGAGGTCTTTGATATCACAGAATTTGTGGACATACACCCAGGGGGGGCATCAAAGCTGATGCTAGCAGCCGGGGGTCCTTTAGAGCCCTTCTGGGCCCTCTATGCTGTTCACAACCAGCCGCACGTGCGAGAGATACTAGCTCAGTACAAGATTGGGGAGCTGAGCCCTGACGACAAGGCACCCTCCATCTTGAAGACTTCTGATCCTTATGTGGATGATCCTATACGTCACTCAGCCCTGAAGGTCAACACCCAGTGCCCCTTTAATGCGGAGCCCCCTGCTGAGCTGCTGACAGAAAACTACATCACACCCAACCCTATCTTCTTCACCCGGAATCATTTACCTGTACCTAACGTGGACCCAGACACCTATCGCCTGAATGTAGTAGGGCCACCAGGGGGTCAGTCACTGTGCCTGTCCCTGGATGACTTGTACCAGTTCCCTAAGCACGAGATTACAGTCACTCTGCAGTGTGCTGGCAACCGGCGCTCCGAGATGACTCAGTTCAAAGAAGTAAGAGGTCTGGAGTGGAGTTTAGGGGCCATTAGCACTGCGCGCTGGGCTGGGGCACGGCTTTGTGATGTGTTAGCCCAGGCTGGTCACCAGCTCTGTGAAACTGAGGCCCATGTCTGCTTTGAGGGACTGGACTCAGACCCCACAGGGACTGCCTATGGAGCGTCCATCCCTCTCGCTCGGGCCATGGACCCTGAAGCTGAGGTCCTGCTGGCATATGAGATGAATGGGCAGCCTCTGCCTCGTGACCATGGCTTTCCTGTGCGAGTGGTGGTTCCTGGTGTGGTGGGTGCCCGCCATGTCAAATGGCTGGGCAAAGTGAGTGTGGAACCAGAGGAAAGTTTCAGCCACTGGCAGCGGCGGGATTACAAAGGCTTTTCTCCATCTGTGGACTGGGACACTGTAGATTTTGATTCGGCTCCATCTATCCAAGAACTTCCTATCCAGTCAGCCATCACACAACCCAAAGAAGGGGAGACAATAGGGTCAGGGGAGGTGACTGTCAAAGGCTATGCATGGAGTGGTGGAGGAAGAGCTGTGGTCAGGGTGGATGTGTCTCTGGATGGGGGCCTAACCTGGCAAGTGGCTGAGCTGGAAGGAGAGGAGCAGCGTGCCCGAAAGGCCTGGGCCTGGCGACTATGGCAtctgcaagcccctttgccagcTGGGATAAAGGAACTGAACATTGTCTGTAAGGCTGTAGATGAGAGCTACAATGTGCAGCCAGACACGGTGGCCCCAATCTGGAACCTGCGAGGGGTGCTCAACAATGCCTGGCACCGTGTCCATGTCCATGTTGCCCCATGA